One window of the Anopheles cruzii chromosome 2, idAnoCruzAS_RS32_06, whole genome shotgun sequence genome contains the following:
- the LOC128269361 gene encoding transcription factor collier, with protein MMFGLPPSGADMNQPRGPMTSLKEEPLGARAWMQPAVDQANLGIGRAHFEKQPPSNLRKSNFFHFVVALYDRAGQPIEIERTAFIGFIEKDQESDGQKTNNGIQYRLQLLYANGARQEQDIFVRLIDSVTKQAIVYEGQDKNPEMCRVLLTHEVMCRFFLKFFLKCNQNCLKNAGNPRDMRRFQVVIATQVAVDGPLLAISDNMFVHNNSKHGRRAKRIDPEGTANSPLAMSGHHLAPDSTYDGIYPPLPMATPCIKAISPSEGWTTGGAQVIIVGDNFFDGLQVVFGTMLVWSELITSHAIRVQTPPRHIPGVVEVTLSYKSKQFCKGSPGRFVYVSLSEPTIDYGFQRLQKLIPRHPGDPEKLPKEIILKRAADLAEALYSMPRSPNSSSGFNSYSGQLAVSVQDGTGQWTEDEYTRAQSSSVSPRGGYCSSASTPHSSGGGSYGSSNGYTTAPNMTGLSSSPASVFNSTTRINGLMSGGSGFSPYSMTTCGTQGYTPSPLAATTTTK; from the exons ATGATGTTCGGCCTCCCACCGTCCGGGGCCGACATGAACCAGCCGCGCGGCCCAATGACGTCGCTCAAGGAGGAACCGCTCGGGGCCCGCGCCTGGATGCAGCCGGCCGTCGATCAGGCAAA TTTGGGTATCGGACGGGCCCACTTCGAGAAGCAACCGCCAAGCAACCTGCGGAAGTCGAACTTCTTCCACTTTGTCGTGGCGCTGTACGATCGGGCCGGGCAACCCATCGAAATCGAGCGGACCGCTTTCATCGGTTTCATCGAGAAGGACCAG GAATCGGACGGTCAGAAGACAAACAACGGCATCCAGTACCGGTTGCAGCTACTCTACGCTAATG GTGCCCGCCAGGAACAGGATATCTTCGTGCGACTGATCGATTCCGTAACGAAACAG GCCATCGTCTACGAAGGACAGGACAAGAACCCGGAGATGTGCCGAGTACTGCTGACGCACGAGGTCATGTGCAG ATTTTTCCTTAAGTTTTTCCTCAAGTGCAACCAAAACTGTCTGAAGAATGCTGGCAACCCGCGGGACATGCGACGATTTCAA GTAGTGATAGCGACCCAGGTGGCCGTGGACGGGCCGCTGCTGGCCATCTCGGACAACATGTTCgtccacaacaacagcaagcaCGGGCGCCGGGCGAAGCGGATCGATCCCGAAGGTACAGCCAACTCCCCCTTGGCAATGTCGGGCCACCATCTGGCCCCGGACAGTACGTACGACG GCATCTACCCCCCGCTGCCGATGGCTACGCCCTGCATCAAGGCCATCTCGCCGAGCGAAGGCTGGACCACGGGCGGTGCCCAGGTGATTATCGTCGGTGATAACTTCTTCGACGGGCTGCAAGTCGTCTTCGGGACGATGCTGGTCTGGAGTGAG CTTATCACCTCGCATGCGATCCGAGTTCAAACGCCACCCCGCCACATACCGGGAGTCGTCGAGGTAACCCTCTCCTACAAGAGCAAACAGTTCTGCAAGGGATCGCCCGGTCGCTTTGTCTATGTCT CCCTCAGTGAACCGACGATTGACTATGGGTTCCAGCGGCTCCAGAAGCTGATCCCGCGCCACCCGGGTGACCCGGAGAAGCTGCCGAAGGAGATCATTCTTAAACGGGCCGCGGACCTAGCGGAGGCACTGTACTCGATGCCTCGCTCACCGAACAGCTCGTCCGGCTTCAATTCCTACAGCGGCCAGCTGGCGGTTAGCGTGCAAGACGGCACCGGTCAGTGGACTGAAG ATGAGTATACTCGTGCCCAAAGTAGTAGCGTGAGTCCACGGGGTGGATACTGTAGCAGCGCCTCGACACCGCACTCGTCCGGTGGCGGATCGTACGGAAGCAGTAACGGGTACACAACGGCACCCAACATGACCGGCCTGTCGTCTTCGCCTGCCAGCGTCTTCAATTCTACCACAA GAATCAACGGTCTGATGAGTGGCGGCAGTGGCTTCAGTCCGTACTCGATGACGACCTGTGGCACGCAGGGATACACCCCAAGTCCGCTGGCGGCAACCACTACAACCAAATGA